GCGACGCGCAGATGGTCGCGGCGGGCGTGACCCGGCGTCGGCTGCCGGCCGACAACGAGGTCGTCTGCACGTTGAGCGACCCGCGGGTGCCGGGACTGGCCGCGGAGATGGGCAACACGCGCAGCGCCGCCGCGCTGGAGCTGTGGCGCGACAGGCTGGACGGCGCGGTGGTCGCCATCGGCAACGCGCCGACCGCGTTGTTCCACCTGCTGGACATGGTGGCGGCGGGCGCGCCCCGACCGGCGGCCGTGCTGGGCGTGCCGGTCGGGTTCATCGGCGCGGCCGAGTCGAAGGACGCCCTGGCGGCCAACGCGCTGGGGTTGGAGCACCTGGTCGTGCGCGGGCGGCGGGGCGGCAGCGCCATGACCGCGGCGGCGATCAACGCGATCGCGAGCGAGGACGAATGACGGGCAAGCTGTACGGCGTCGGTGTCGGTCCGGGCGACCCGGAGCTGGTGACCGTCAAGGCGGCGCGGCTGATCGGCGAGGCGGACGTGGTCGTGTTCCACAGCGCCCGCCACGGCCGCAGCGTGGCACGGCGGATCGCCGCGCCCTACCTGCGCGCCGGGCAGGTCGAGGAGCAGCTGGTCTACCCCGTCACCACCGAGGACTCCGACGACTACCAGGGCGAGATCGACGCGTTCTACGAGGAGTGCGCGGCCCGGTTGGCCGCGCACCTGGACGCCGGTCGCACGGTGGTCGTGCTGGCAGCGGGCGACCCGTTCTTCTACGGCTCCTACATGCACCTGCACAAGCGGTTGGCGCACCGGTACGAGGCCGAGGTGGTGCCGGGCGTGACGTCGGTGAGCGCCGGCGCGGCGGTGATCGGCCGGCCGCTGGTGGAGCGGGACGAGGTGCTGACCGTGCTGCCGGGCACGCTGTCGACCGACGACCTGGTCGAGCACCTGAGCGGCGGCGACCCGGTGGCGATCGTGAAGCTGGGGCGGACGTTCCCGCGGGTGCGCGAGGCGTTGGCGCGGGCGGGCCGGCTGGACGAGGCGTGGTACGTGGAGCGGGCGACGACCGGCGGTCAGCGCACCGCGCCGCTGTCCGAGGTGGACGCCGAGGACGTGCCGTACTTCTCGCTGGCGCTGCTGCCGAGCGACCCCGCTCCCCGCAGGACCGCCGAGGGCGGGACCACCGGGGGCGAGGTCGTCGTGGTCGGGCTCGGCCCGGCCGGTCCGGAGTGGCTGACGCCGGAGGCGCGGCGGGCCCTCGCGGCGGCCGACGACCTGGTCGGCTACGTGACCTACCTGAACCGGGTGCCGGTGGACCCGCGGCAGCGGCGGCACGCCTCGGACAACAAGGTGGAGGCCGAGCGGGCGGCGTTCGCGCTGGACCTGGCCAAGCGCGGGCGGCGGGTCGCGGTGGTGTCCTCGGGCGACCCCGGCGTGTTCGCGATGGCCAGCGCGGTGCTGGAGGTGGCGACCGAGGAGCAGTTCTCCGGTGTGCCGGTGCGGGTGCTGCCGGGGCTGACCGCCGCGCACGCGGTGGCCAGCCGGGTCGGCGCGCCGCTCGGGCACGACTACTGCGTGGTGTCGCTGTCGGACCGGCTCAAGCCGTGGGAGGTCATCGAGGGGCGGTTGGCGGCGGCGGCGGGCGCCGACCTGGTGCTGGCGATCTACAACCCGGCCTCGCGCAGCCGCACGTGGCAGGTGGAGAAGGCGCGGGACGTGCTGCTGCGACACCGGTCCCCCGACACGCCGGTGGTCGTCGGGCGCGACGTCGGCGGGCCGGAGGAGTCCGTGCGGGTGGTGCGGCTGGCCGAGCTGGACGCGTCCACCGTGGACATGCGGTGCCTGCTGCTGATCGGGTCGTCGCAGACCACGGTCAGCGCGCGCGGCACCGTGTTCACCCCGCGCCGCTACCCCGGGTGAGCCAGTCGACGGCCTCGGCCACCGTCTCCACCAGCGGCGCGCGGGGTGGCGGTGGCCGGCGCACGACCACGACCGGCAGGCCGAGGTGACGGGCGGCGGTCAGCTTGGCCGCCGTCATCGGCCCGCCGCTGTCCTTGGTGACCAGCACCTCGATCCGGTGCTCGCGCAGGAGCGCCAGCTCGCCGTCCACTGTGTACGGTCCGCGGTCGAGGAGGAGCTCCACGCGCGGGTTCGGCGGGTCGGGCGGGTCGACGGTGCGGGCGACCCCGCCGGTGAACGCGGCCAGCTCCTGGCGCCCGGTGGTGATGAACGCCCGGCGGCCCGCGACCAGCGCGGCGGCCTCGGCGACGCTGTCCACGTACCGCCAGCCGTCCTCGGGCGGCCAGCCGGGTCGGCGCAGCACCAGGAACGGCGTGCCGGTCGCGGTCGTGGCGGCGAGGGCGTTCGCGGTGATGCGGTCGGCGAACGGGTGGGTGGCGTCCACGACGGCGCCCACCCGTTCCGCGCGCAGGTAGGCCACCAGCCCCTCCACGCCGCCGAAGCCGCCGACGCGGACCTCGCCCTCGGGCAGCTTCGGGTCGGCCACCCGGCCCGCCAGCGACGAGACCACCCGCACCCCGGTCAGCGCCGCCGCCAGCGCGCGGGCCTCCCCGGTGCCACCCAGCACCAGCACGGTCCTCACGGCTGTTGCATCCTGACGTCGTGAGCACGAACCTGCGCTTCGGCTGGACGACCGGCGCCTGCGCCACCGCCGCCACCACGGCGGCGTACACCGCGCTGCTCACCGGCGAGTTCCCCGACCCGGTGCGGATCACCCTGCCGAAGGGCCAGACCCCGTCGTTCGCCCTGGCCCGCGAAGCGCTGGACGCCGACCGGGCGTTCGCGGCGGTCGTGAAGGACGCGGGCGACGACCCGGACGTCACGCACGGCGCGCTGGTCGGGGCCTCGGTCCGGCACGGCGAGCCGGGCAGCGGCGTGGTGTTCGAGGCGGGCCCCGGCGTGGGCACGGTGACCAAGCCCGGCCTGCCGCTGGCGGTGGGCGAACCCGCCGTCAACCCCGTGCCCCGGCAGATGATGCGCGAGCACGTCCAGCGGGTCGCCGCCGAGCACGGCGGCGCCGGCGACGTGGTCGTGACCGTCTCCGTCGAGCACGGCGAGGAGCTGGCCCGCAAGACCTGGAACCCCCGGTTGGGCATCCTGGGCGGCCTGTCCATCCTCGGCACGACCGGGATCGTCGTGCCGTACTCGTGCTCGGCGTGGATCGACAGCATCCGGCGCGGCGTCGACGTGGCCCGCGCTCAGGGCTACGAGCACGTGGCCGGGTGCACCGGGAGCACGTCGGAGAAGGTCGCGGCGGCCCTGCACGGCCTGCCCGAGGACGCGCTGCTGGACATGGGCGACTTCGCCGGCGCCGTGCTGAAGTACCTGCGCCGCCACCCCGTGCCGCGGCTGACCGTCGCGGGCGGGATCGGCAAGCTGTCCAAGCTCGCCGACGGCCACCTGGACCTGCACTCGGGGCGCTCGCAGGTGGACCTCGGCTTCCTGGCGTCCCTGGTGGACGACCCCGCGGTGGCCTCGGCGGTGCGCGGGGCGAACACGGCGCTCGGCGCGCTGCAGGTGTGCCAGGCCGCCGACGTGCCGCTGGGCGACCTGGTCGCCGCGCGGGCCAAGGCCACGGCCGACGACGTGCTGCGCGGCGCGCCGGTTACCGTCGACGTGATCGTGATCGACCGCGGCGGCACGGTCGTCGGCCGGGCCTGAACCCGTCACGACCGGCTGCGGGTGGTCGAGTACAGGTGGCTGTCCGGGAAGCCCTCGGCCGTGAGCACCCGACCGACGACGATGACCGCGGTCCGCTGCACCCCCGCGGCCCGCACCTGGTCGGCGATGTCGGCCAACGTGCCGCGCAGGACCAGCTCGTCGTCGCGGCTCGCGCGGGCGACCACCGCGACCGGGCAGTCCGCGCCGTAGTTCGGCAGCAGGTCGGCCACCACCTCCACGATCCGCTGCACGGCCAGGTGCAGCACGATCGTGGCGCCGGGCCGCCCCAGCTCCGCCAGGTCCTCGCCCGGCGGCATGGGCGTGGCGCGGGCGGCCGTCCGGGTCAGGATGACGGTCTGCCCGACACCGGGCACGGTCAGCTCGCGGTTCAACGACGCCGCCGCGGCGGCGAACGCGGGCACGCCCGGCGTCACGTCGTACGGGATGCCCAGCGCGTCCAGCCTGCGCATCTGCTCGGCCATCGCGCTGAACACCGACGGGTCGCCCGAGTGCAGCCGCGCCACGTCCCGCCCGGCGGCGTGCGCGGCGGCCAGCTCGGCGGTGATCTCGTCCAGGTCGAGGGCCGCGGTGTCCACCAGCCGGGCGTCGGCCGGGCAGTGCTCCAGCACCTCCACCGGGACCAGCGCGCCCGCGTACAGGCAGACCGGCGACCCGGCGATGATCCGGGCCGCCCGCAGGGTCAGCAGGTCGGCCGCGCCGGGCCCGGCGCCGATGAAGTGGACGGTCACGCGCTCTCCTTGGTCACGACCCACGTGGTCACGGGCAGCTGCGGTCGCCAGGCGGTGAAGCCGCCGATGGCGGTCGCCCGGCTGACCTCCAACCGGGTCAGGTCGCCGCCCAGCTCGCCGTGCCACCGGGTCAGCACGGCCTCGGACTCCAGCGTCACCGCGTTGGCCACCAACCGCCCACCGGGCTTGAGCGCGTCCCAGCACCGCTCGACCACGCCTTCGGCGGTGAGGCCGCCACCGATGAACACCGCGTCGGGTGCTTCGAGGTCCAGCGCCCCGGGCGACGACCCGACGACCACTTGGACGTTCGGCACGCCCAGCGCCGTGGCGTTGCGGGTGACGCGCGCCGCGCGCTCGGCGTGCTGCTCGACGGCGACGGCCCGGCAGCCCGGGTGCGCGCGGCACCACTCGACCGCGATACTGCCCGCGCCCGCGCCGACGTCCCACAGCAGCTCACCGGGGCGGGGGGCGAGCAGCGCCAACGTCACGGCGCGCACCTCGCGCTTGGTCAGCTGGCCGTCGTGCTCGTAGGAGTCGTCCGGGCGGCCCGGCACGAGCGACATCCCCTCCACCCCGCACTCCACCGCGAGGACGTGCAGCGGATCGGCGTCGAGCGAGTGGTGCACCCTCTCCCCCGGCCCGCCCAGCTGCTCCAGCACGGTCAGCCGCGCGGTCGGCGCCAGCGCGGCCACCTCCCGCGGGTCGCCGCCCAGCACCAGCACGCGCCGGCCGGGGTGCAGGTGCGGCACGAGGAGTGCGGCGGGCTTGCCCACCAGGCTGACCACCTCGACGTCGTCCAGCGCCCACCCCAGCCGCGCGCACGCCAGCGACACCGACGACGGGTGCGGCACCACCCGGACCCGCCGCGCGCCCAGCAGCCGGACCAACGTCGTCCCGATGCCGTGGAACATCGGGTCGCCGCTGGCCAGCACGCCCACCCGACGCCCCGCGTACCGCTCCAGCAGCCCCGGCAGGGCGGGCACCAGCGGCGACGGCCACACCACCCGCTCGAACCCGCCGGGGACCAGGTCGAGCTGCCGGGCGCTGCCCATCAGCACCTCGCACGCCCCGACCGCGTCCCGCGACGCCGCCGGCAGGCCGGCCCACCCGTCGGCCCCGATGCCGATGACCGTGACGCTCACACCGTCCCCAGGACCCGGCTGACGGCGATCTCGATCACCACGCGCTCCGGGTTCGGCCGAGGCGTCCGGTAGCGCTCCGCGTAGCGCCGCACCGCGTCCGCCACCGCCTCGGGCTCCTGCCGCACCACCGCCCGACCCTCCAAAGTCGACCAACGACGCCCGTCCACCTGGCAGACCGCGACCGGCGCGCTCCCCGCCGCCAGGACCTGGCGGACCTTGTGCGAACCCCGCGAGCTGATCACCCGCGCGATCCCCGCCTCCACGTCCAGCGTGACGCCGACCGGCACGACGTGCGGCGTGCCGTCCGCCCGGACCGTGGTCAGCGTGCAGAGGTGGCGCTCGGTCCAGAACGCGCGGAAGTCCTCGCCCTTGGTCGACAACATGCGTGCATCATGCGCCACCCGCCCGCTATCGTGGAAAACGTGACGCGCCGATTCAGCCGCCCCCGGCCGGGAGACCCGGTCGCCGGGGCCAGCGACGTGCGCTAGTTCACGTGTCCCGGTGACGGACCGGCCAGGGGGATCCCCAGCCGCTCCAACTACCCGAAGGGACCACCCGCGATGTCTCGCGACCTCAGCGACCCCACGTACGGGCCGCACGCCGTGCAACTGCTGGTAGAACGGATCGTCGACGCCCTCCCCGGCGAGCCGCGCGTGCTGCGCGACCACCCGGAGGTCTCGGTCGACGACAACTACACCGCCCTGGGCTACCCACCGGACGCCATCACCCGCGACGCCCGCTACACGCGCTACACCAGCGGGAACCGCATGCTGCGCAGCCACGCGACGGCGATGGTGCCGCCGGCGTTGCGCCTGCTCGGCGCCCGGGACGACTGGACCGACGTCACGCTGGCGTGCGTGGGCGTGGTCCACCGCCGCGACGCCGTCGACCGGGTGCACTCGGGCACGCCGCACCAGCTCGACGTGTGGCGGATCTCCCACCACCGGGCGGACCTGGACGAGCTGGTCGACGCGGTGATCACCGCCGCCGTCCCCGGCC
This genomic window from Saccharothrix sp. HUAS TT1 contains:
- a CDS encoding precorrin-8X methylmutase translates to MTSYVKDGAEIYRRSFATIRAEADLARFPEDVARVVVRMIHACGMVDLVGDVGFSPAVVRDARAALLAGAPVLCDAQMVAAGVTRRRLPADNEVVCTLSDPRVPGLAAEMGNTRSAAALELWRDRLDGAVVAIGNAPTALFHLLDMVAAGAPRPAAVLGVPVGFIGAAESKDALAANALGLEHLVVRGRRGGSAMTAAAINAIASEDE
- the cobJ gene encoding precorrin-3B C(17)-methyltransferase, which produces MTGKLYGVGVGPGDPELVTVKAARLIGEADVVVFHSARHGRSVARRIAAPYLRAGQVEEQLVYPVTTEDSDDYQGEIDAFYEECAARLAAHLDAGRTVVVLAAGDPFFYGSYMHLHKRLAHRYEAEVVPGVTSVSAGAAVIGRPLVERDEVLTVLPGTLSTDDLVEHLSGGDPVAIVKLGRTFPRVREALARAGRLDEAWYVERATTGGQRTAPLSEVDAEDVPYFSLALLPSDPAPRRTAEGGTTGGEVVVVGLGPAGPEWLTPEARRALAAADDLVGYVTYLNRVPVDPRQRRHASDNKVEAERAAFALDLAKRGRRVAVVSSGDPGVFAMASAVLEVATEEQFSGVPVRVLPGLTAAHAVASRVGAPLGHDYCVVSLSDRLKPWEVIEGRLAAAAGADLVLAIYNPASRSRTWQVEKARDVLLRHRSPDTPVVVGRDVGGPEESVRVVRLAELDASTVDMRCLLLIGSSQTTVSARGTVFTPRRYPG
- a CDS encoding cobalt-precorrin-6A reductase, which codes for MRTVLVLGGTGEARALAAALTGVRVVSSLAGRVADPKLPEGEVRVGGFGGVEGLVAYLRAERVGAVVDATHPFADRITANALAATTATGTPFLVLRRPGWPPEDGWRYVDSVAEAAALVAGRRAFITTGRQELAAFTGGVARTVDPPDPPNPRVELLLDRGPYTVDGELALLREHRIEVLVTKDSGGPMTAAKLTAARHLGLPVVVVRRPPPPRAPLVETVAEAVDWLTRGSGAG
- a CDS encoding cobalt-precorrin-5B (C(1))-methyltransferase — translated: MSTNLRFGWTTGACATAATTAAYTALLTGEFPDPVRITLPKGQTPSFALAREALDADRAFAAVVKDAGDDPDVTHGALVGASVRHGEPGSGVVFEAGPGVGTVTKPGLPLAVGEPAVNPVPRQMMREHVQRVAAEHGGAGDVVVTVSVEHGEELARKTWNPRLGILGGLSILGTTGIVVPYSCSAWIDSIRRGVDVARAQGYEHVAGCTGSTSEKVAAALHGLPEDALLDMGDFAGAVLKYLRRHPVPRLTVAGGIGKLSKLADGHLDLHSGRSQVDLGFLASLVDDPAVASAVRGANTALGALQVCQAADVPLGDLVAARAKATADDVLRGAPVTVDVIVIDRGGTVVGRA
- the cobM gene encoding precorrin-4 C(11)-methyltransferase; amino-acid sequence: MTVHFIGAGPGAADLLTLRAARIIAGSPVCLYAGALVPVEVLEHCPADARLVDTAALDLDEITAELAAAHAAGRDVARLHSGDPSVFSAMAEQMRRLDALGIPYDVTPGVPAFAAAAASLNRELTVPGVGQTVILTRTAARATPMPPGEDLAELGRPGATIVLHLAVQRIVEVVADLLPNYGADCPVAVVARASRDDELVLRGTLADIADQVRAAGVQRTAVIVVGRVLTAEGFPDSHLYSTTRSRS
- the cbiE gene encoding precorrin-6y C5,15-methyltransferase (decarboxylating) subunit CbiE; the encoded protein is MSVTVIGIGADGWAGLPAASRDAVGACEVLMGSARQLDLVPGGFERVVWPSPLVPALPGLLERYAGRRVGVLASGDPMFHGIGTTLVRLLGARRVRVVPHPSSVSLACARLGWALDDVEVVSLVGKPAALLVPHLHPGRRVLVLGGDPREVAALAPTARLTVLEQLGGPGERVHHSLDADPLHVLAVECGVEGMSLVPGRPDDSYEHDGQLTKREVRAVTLALLAPRPGELLWDVGAGAGSIAVEWCRAHPGCRAVAVEQHAERAARVTRNATALGVPNVQVVVGSSPGALDLEAPDAVFIGGGLTAEGVVERCWDALKPGGRLVANAVTLESEAVLTRWHGELGGDLTRLEVSRATAIGGFTAWRPQLPVTTWVVTKESA
- a CDS encoding pyridoxamine 5'-phosphate oxidase family protein, producing MLSTKGEDFRAFWTERHLCTLTTVRADGTPHVVPVGVTLDVEAGIARVISSRGSHKVRQVLAAGSAPVAVCQVDGRRWSTLEGRAVVRQEPEAVADAVRRYAERYRTPRPNPERVVIEIAVSRVLGTV